A window of Malania oleifera isolate guangnan ecotype guangnan chromosome 5, ASM2987363v1, whole genome shotgun sequence contains these coding sequences:
- the LOC131156260 gene encoding purple acid phosphatase 15-like has translation MALTLFSLSFFSFFTFVFVHFYAVHARIPTTLDGPFDPVTVPFDRRLRGHAVDLSDTDPRVRRRVSGYEPEQISVSLSTTHDSVWISWITGEYQIGNNIKPLDPETVSSVVRFGKLRYPLRHEATGYSLVYNQLYPFEGLQNYTSGIIHHVRLTGLESDALYYYRCGDPTIPAMSKIHSFTTMPVSGPRSYPKRIAIVGDLGLTFNTTTTIDHMISNKPNLVLLVGDVTYANLYLTNGTGSDCYSCSFRNTPIHETYQPRWDYWGRFMQNLVSKVPIMVVEGNHEIEEQAGNQTFVAYSSRFAFPSKESGSPSTFYYSFNAGGIHFIMLGAYIAYNKSAEQYKWLEKDLGNVDRSVTPWVVAAWHPPWYSSYEAHYREAECMRVAMEELLYSYGVDIVFNGHVHAYERSNRVYNYTLDECGPVYITVGDGGNREKMAVGHADEPGHCPQPWTTPDSHIGGFCATNFTSGPAAGNFCWDRQPDYSAYRESSFGHGILEVKNETWALWTWHRNQESYNKVGDQIYIVRQPHLCPTRPSTSAGGTFKFMMWRWFAAAR, from the exons ATGGCTTTGActcttttctctctttccttcttctcctttttcACGTTCGTCTTCGTACATTTCTATGCCGTCCATGCCAGGATTCCGACGACTTTGGATGGCCCTTTTGACCCCGTTACCGTCCCTTTTGATCGGCGCCTCCGCGGCCACGCCGTCGATTTGTCCGACACCGACCCCAGAGTTCGCCGGCGCGTCAGCGGATACGAGCCGGAGCAGATATCGGTGTCGCTCTCTACGACTCACGACTCTGTCTGGATTTCTTGGATCACAG GGGAATATCAAATTGGGAACAACATAAAGCCGTTAGATCCTGAAACTGTCTCTAGTGTTGTCCGCTTTGGCAAGTTAAGGTATCCTTTAAGACATGAGGCCACAGGTTATTCTCTCGTTTATAACCAGCTTTATCCATTTGAAGGCCTCCAGAACTACACTTCTGGAATCATTCATCACGTGAGGCTTACAG GATTAGAGTCTGACGCGCTATACTACTATAGATGCGGTGATCCCACCATACCAGCCATGAGCAAAATCCATTCTTTCACAACAATGCCAGTTTCTGGTCCGCGGAGCTACCCAAAAAGAATAGCCATTGTAGGAGATCTGGGTCTTACATTCAATACCACTACCACCATCGATCACATGATTAGCAACAAACCAAATCTTGTGCTTTTGGTTGGCGATGTAACATATGCAAACCTGTACCTTACAAATGGAACCGGTTCCGATTGTTACTCTTGCTCCTTTCGAAATACTCCAATTCATGAGACCTATCAGCCCCGCTGGGATTACTGGGGAAG GTTTATGCAGAATTTAGTTTCCAAAGTTCCAATTATGGTTGTAGAAGGGAACCATGAGATTGAAGAACAGGCAGGGAACCAGACGTTTGTGGCTTATAGTTCTCGTTTTGCATTTCCCTCAAAGGAAAGTGGATCCCCTTCGACGTTCTACTACTCCTTCAATGCAGGGGGTATACATTTCATCATGCTTGGTGCCTACATTGCCTATAATAAATCAG CGGAGCAATACAAGTGGCTGGAGAAGGACTTGGGCAATGTAGACCGATCTGTAACCCCATGGGTGGTTGCAGCATGGCACCCACCTTGGTATAGCAGCTACGAAGCTCATTACAGAGAAGCAGAGTGCATGAGGGTGGCAATGGAGGAGCTGCTCTACTCATATGGTGTGGACATTGTCTTCAACGGTCAT GTTCATGCGTACGAGAGGTCAAACAGAGTGTATAACTACACGCTGGATGAGTGTGGTCCGGTATACATCACAGTAGGAGATGGGGGGAACCGAGAGAAGATGGCAGTGGGGCATGCAGATGAGCCTGGTCACTGCCCACAACCATGGACTACTCCTGACAGCCACATCGGCGGCTTCTGCGCTACCAATTTCACTTCTGGCCCCGCTGCAGGCAATTTCTGTTGGGACCGCCAACCCGATTACAGTGCCTACAGAGAAAGCAGCTTCGGCCATGGCATCCTTgag GTGAAGAATGAGACATGGGCGCTGTGGACATGGCACCGGAACCAGGAGTCCTACAATAAGGTTGGGGATCAAATTTACATAGTGAGGCAGCCGCATTTATGCCCCACCCGTCCATCTACGTCTGCAGGTGGTACTTTTAAGTTCATGATGTGGCGTTGGTTCGCTGCCGCTAGATGA